The Victivallis sp. Marseille-Q1083 DNA window ATCTTCTTTCAGGTAGTTCTTGCCGACTGTGGTATCCGCTTTGCGAACTTCACTTCGCGGATGATTCGTCAGCCCCATGTGCGGCAACAGGTGGTTGGCGCGTTCCATAATCAATTCCGCCGAAGTATGGCCGGTTGCCGCTACATGCAATTTATCCTGAATGAACGTAAAAAACTGCGTCGTCTCTTTGAAGCCGATCCGGTAATCCGCCGCCATGCTGAAAATTTCCCGTACCCGCAGGTACATCCGGCGCTCCGATGCCCGGATGTCCCGTATCCGTTCCAACAGCTCATCGAAATAGTCAGGCGCCTCATTATCGCCCACTGCCGGGTTCTTCAGCCGTTCGTCATCCATCGTGAAGCCTTTCACGATGTATTCGCGCAACCGTTGCGTCGCCCAGATCCGGAATTGCGTCCCACGTATCGAGTTCACCCGGTAACCGACTGAAATAATGGCATCAAGGTTGTAATAGTCGATATCACGATTGACCTGACGGTTCCCTTCCATTTGAACTGTTGCAAATTTTGCAACAGTTGCCGGTTTTACCAGTTCGCCGGTTGCGAAAATGTTTTTCAAGTGACGGCTGATTCCAGACTTATCAATCCCGAACAGCAACGCCATCTGGTCGATGCTCAGCCAGACGCTTTCATTGACCAGACGGACATTCAACTTGGCCGTACCGTCAGGGGCTTGATAAAGCAATATCTCGCCGTTGGGAGGAATCGGGGATTTTTTTCTCATGAATTCCATCCCTCAACTGCACGGCGATTGCCTTCTGCTTGAACGGTCAACGTCAGAATGCCTTTCTGAGCCAGTCGGGAAGGCTTGGCTTTTCCGTTTTCCCAGCGGTTGACGGTGGAAAAGCTGACACCGAGTTCCCGGGCCAAGTCTTCCTGCGACCAGCCGTGCTGCCGGCGCAGGGCTTTTAATTGCTCAACGATATTTTCCATGGAAGGCATCTCAAAATCTCCCGAGACTCATTCTCTGCATCAATATAGCATCCGCTATGTTGTTTGCAAAATGCTTTCCGGAAATTTTCGAATGAGAAATTGAACCAATGGACTGTTTGATGAGGTAATGGTAATATCTTTTATTTGCAAAAGTACCTTCAACGATGTCTATTAAAAGATATTACCATTGAAAAATGTTGACGGTCAAAAAAATAAAATGCGATACCCGACCACCTCGAAAACGTTACTGGACAAATTGCAGAATGGAGATGCCGTTTCCTGGACGGAATTTTTTGACCGTTATCGCGGAATCATTGCATCTTTGGGTAGCCTCAAGGGGCTGACGCCGGAGGAATGCGATGATCTGGTACAAGAAGTGATGCTCTGCTTTTTTAAAAATTCCAAAACGTTTGTTTTCAGTCCTCAGATTGCCCGGTTCCGTACCTACTTCGGTAAGATCATTCAAGCGCGGATTTTCGATCTGCTGCGCCGGCGTTATCGCTCGAACCGTCTGGTTTCGGAATCGGAGTTGGATGGCAAGGAGCCGGCGACACCGGATTTTCTGCTGAACGAGGCGCTGCTTTGCGAGTGGCGGAAATTGTTGCTGGAGGATGCGCTTGCGCTTCTCCGGGAACGTGTTGCCCCTGAGACGTATCTTGCTTTCGATCTCCATATGCGGCAAGCCCTGCCGGTTGAAGAGGTCGCGCGGACACTCTCGGTCAACCGGCAGTTCGTTTATACCGCCAAGACCCGCTGCCTCAAAATCCTGAAACAGATCGTTGCCGACTGGAACCGGCAGGATCCGGAACTGGAGCTGGATTCCAATGTCCTGTGAAATCGGAACTCAACTCGGGCCGTACCGTCTGACGGCGGAATGCGGCAGCGGCGCTTACGGCCGGGTTTTCGTCGCGGAAAATACCCTGACCGGTCAGCGGGTCGCATTAAAGGTCATTTCCGGGAGCGGCAGGCGACTGGAGCGGGAATTGCAGGGGCTGATTCGTTACCGCAGCTGCAATCACCCGAATCTGCTGACCGTGCATCATATCGACCGCCTCGATGATGGAAGCATCTATTACACGATGGATTTGGCCGACAATCTGGCGGATTCGCCGGATGAGTATCTGCCTGACACTCTCGCCAAACACTTGGAGCAGCGCGGACCGCTTTCGGCGGAATGCGTTCGGAAACTGGCCGAAGAGCTGCTTGCCGGGCTGGAGGCACTTCACCGGCTTGGTCTCGTTCACCGGGACGTCAAGCCGGACAACATTCTGTGGACCGGGGGCCGGGCTGTATTGAGCGACATCGGTCTGGTCACCGAAGCGGCTGCGGTCAGCTTTGCCGGAACGCCCGGCTTTCTCTCGCCGGAACTGAGTGCGGGAAAGCGCAATGCGACTCCGCGGGATGACTTTTACGCTCTCGGAAAAACGCTTTACTGTGCGCTGACCGGGGACGCGGTCGGTAGCTATCCGTCGTTTCCGAAGGAGATTCTTTCCCGTACGTCGCGTCTATTGGTCGGAGCGATTCTTTGGGCTTGCAGTACTCCGGGTTTTGAATCGGCGGCGGAATTTCGAATGGCATTGGCAAAAACTTCAGCGATGCATCGGAAGCATAAATATCTCTTGGTGTTAGTCATTATACTGCTGATAATTGGAATTGGCGTGGGGGGAATCGTTTTGCAGCAGCAGAGAAAAATTACCACGCCGGTTCAATTACCCCCTTCTGCTACCCCCAAGCCATCGGTGTCGATAAAGCCGCGTCCGGCATCTAAACCGGATTCTCCGGAACCGCCACCGGGTATCAGGCGGAGAATTGTAAAAATTTCTGATATACCAGTACTCACTGAGCGTTGGCCTTGGGGATGGGGAGAAAAGTTTAAACTGAAAATTCCCACATTCTTTGAAGAGAAAGATAAGTTTTTTGCTCATTCGATTTTTGATTATCCCCTTGATTCCTCTGCTGAAATGTTTACGTTACTTGACCCTGCTTGGGATTGGCAGACTCGAATATACAAGCCTAATGTTACAGTTTCGAGGGCTGGAAAAATTCGTTACGGTTATGGTACAACATCAACTCCATCTGCATATCCCGCGTTGGAGAAAACCAGGAAGTTATATCGGGAATATTACCATCCGGAGTATTCGCATTCCTTGAAAATGGATTTCTCTCCGACTTTGACTGTGTGGAATAATCGGCGTAAAATGCTCGGTCAATCTCCGGAAGAATTTCATGAAGACCATATGCGGCTTCCAAAGTGTCAATTGATTTTTCTTGAAATCAATATTCATATGGCTGTTACCGCAATGTTACTGGACCCACCGGAAAAATGGGATGCGCTTGCGGAACGTTTTCGTTGGCTGTGTGAACGGCGTCAGGAGTTGATCACTTACTATAATGCCAGAAGGAATTGGGTGTCCGAATAAAATATTTGGAAAAAATCAATTCTGCGTGTCAGATCTCCATATGTCCTGCGAATAATAGGATGTCGTTACACTCACTTCCGAGGCACGTCAATGCCGAAAGTCGTGTGAACAGAAAGTATTTGGTTTGCAAAAATGAGAAAGTCATGCTATTTTTTTGATTGTGTTCATTTTAACTCAATCGAAAGGATGATTCCGGAAATTAACTAGAACTCATAAAAATTGAATACGTACCGTTAAGCAGGCTTTCACCTCGGAAAACGCCAAATCTCTAAAGTGAAAAAGTCGGTTGCTTAACAGGGACGCTCCATGTGGGCGTTCTCTGTTTGCATGACTTTTTCAGGCATTGGCGTGCCTCCGAGGTGAGTGTAACACAGAGGACGCTCTTTTTTTGCTATCATCTTAGAGAGGAATTGAATTTATGAGTAATCTGATTTATTGCGAAATGAAGGAATGTCATTAACCATTATGCGGTGAATAAGTACCGCGTTTTTTAACAAGGAAAGGTAAAAAAATGGAAGAACAAATTCAAAAAACACAGCAGGAACCATCGCGTCCGACAACCATTTATGAAAAAATTCTGGCTTCTGTGATCCTGTTGCTTGGCTGTGCAATCTTACTCGGGGTACTCTTCCTTTGCTTCTGGATGCCGAACGCGCCGGAAGCTGCGCAGGGGAAGTTTTCCGCTAGCCTGAATATTGCGTAAATTTTCAAAAACAAAGAGGCAGATTCTCGACTAACGTATTATATTGTAATATCTTACATCACAATATAACGCCGAGGTCTGCCAATGACAAAATGTAATGTTTCGATTCCGGTCTTTCAAGGTCCGAAAAGCAGAAAAATTGAATTCAATTTCGCCGGTGGAGATATCAGCAGTGACGGCGGGTTGCTTTTTGTGAAAGAATTCGACCGCAAACTCGGTTTGACCCGGCGCGCCGGTAACCTGCTGGATTCTTTTGATATTCGACAGCCCGGAAAAGTTGAGCATTCCTATCTGAGCATGCTTCGTCAACGAGTTTTTGGTTTGGTTGCCGGCCATGAAGATCTCAATGACCATCATGAATTGCGAACTGATCCGCTGATTCAAACTGTTGTCGGTCGTGATCGTCAACTCGCCACTCCAAGCACTTTATGTCGATTCGAAAATGGAATCGATCGTCGTGCTTGCGTAGATTTGAGCCGATTGTTTGTCGAATTCTTTATCGAAAGTTTTGCCACGCCGCCTCGAGAATTGATTCTTGATTTCGATGCTACCGATGACCTCACTTACGGGATGCAGGAAAATCGCTTTTTTCATGGCTATTATGACCACTATTGCTTTTTGCCGTTGTATGTTTTCTGCGGGGATCAATTGCTTGTGGCTTATTTGCGTCCATCAAAAATTGATGCGGCCAAGCATGCTTGGGCGATTCTCTCGCTACTGGTAAAGCGCTTTCGGCAGAAATGGCCGAAGGTTAAGATTATTTTCCGGGGAGACAGTGGCTTTTGTCGGCAGAAAATGCTGAACTGGTGTGATAAAAATGAGGTCAAATATATTGTCGGATTGGCGAAAAATCCACGTTTGCTGGAATTATCAAAAGATCTTCAAGTGAAAGCGGAAGCACTTTACAACGAAACACATGAAAAAGCAAAACTGTTTACTCAGTTCGAATATGCGGCAGGAACTTGGAAATACCCGCGCCGGGTGATTGCCAAAGCGGAATTCAACTCCCCCGGACCGAATAATCGTTTTATCGTCACCAATCTTGATGATGATGGACAATATCTTTATGAAAAAGTCTATTGCGCCCGAGGTGAGATGGAAAACAGGATCAAGGAACAGCAGCTGGATCTTTTCGCTGATCGGACGAGCTGCCATGACTTTGCGGCAAATCAATTCCGGCTTCTGCTTTCAAGTTTGGCTTATATTCTCATGGAACGGTTTCGGGCATTGTTGTTGACAGGAACTCAATTTGCCGAGGCTACCTGCGGCAGCATTCGCTTATACCTGGTGAAAATCGGTGCCATTATTCGGCGGAATACCAGAAAAATTTATGTTGCTCTTTCAAGTGCTTGTCCAAATCAGGAACTCCTCCGCTTGATCGCTGCGAAAATCATCGCTTGGGAATAAAACCTTGGAGAGCTGTCCCCGGCTCGCCGAACAACAACGGGGGAAAGGGGGAATATGCTCAATTTGCAAAAAAACGACAATATCCGACTCTGAAAATAAAAACTTCCGAATCTTCTGAACATTTCTCGACGATTCGAAAGTTTCATGCAACATTCAGGCTAGGCATGCCATGTATGGCGTCCTTCTGGGGCTCGGAGCTCTTGGACTGGGTGGTTACGCATGGAAAAATCCTGCATATTGGGACAGGTCTTTCGGGAAATTCTTGAAAGTTCTGATTCCGTTATTGATCATTCT harbors:
- a CDS encoding virulence RhuM family protein, translated to MRKKSPIPPNGEILLYQAPDGTAKLNVRLVNESVWLSIDQMALLFGIDKSGISRHLKNIFATGELVKPATVAKFATVQMEGNRQVNRDIDYYNLDAIISVGYRVNSIRGTQFRIWATQRLREYIVKGFTMDDERLKNPAVGDNEAPDYFDELLERIRDIRASERRMYLRVREIFSMAADYRIGFKETTQFFTFIQDKLHVAATGHTSAELIMERANHLLPHMGLTNHPRSEVRKADTTVGKNYLKEDEIDALNRIVSMWLDFAEDQAKRRKQIFLKDWTQKLDDFLRFNERPVLQNHGSVSRTAANEHAHREYELFAASRRAIKEAEGEQQLEHALEDIMKRLPKKGEK
- a CDS encoding DNA-binding transcriptional regulator encodes the protein MPSMENIVEQLKALRRQHGWSQEDLARELGVSFSTVNRWENGKAKPSRLAQKGILTLTVQAEGNRRAVEGWNS
- a CDS encoding RNA polymerase sigma factor; protein product: MRYPTTSKTLLDKLQNGDAVSWTEFFDRYRGIIASLGSLKGLTPEECDDLVQEVMLCFFKNSKTFVFSPQIARFRTYFGKIIQARIFDLLRRRYRSNRLVSESELDGKEPATPDFLLNEALLCEWRKLLLEDALALLRERVAPETYLAFDLHMRQALPVEEVARTLSVNRQFVYTAKTRCLKILKQIVADWNRQDPELELDSNVL
- a CDS encoding serine/threonine-protein kinase, which encodes MSCEIGTQLGPYRLTAECGSGAYGRVFVAENTLTGQRVALKVISGSGRRLERELQGLIRYRSCNHPNLLTVHHIDRLDDGSIYYTMDLADNLADSPDEYLPDTLAKHLEQRGPLSAECVRKLAEELLAGLEALHRLGLVHRDVKPDNILWTGGRAVLSDIGLVTEAAAVSFAGTPGFLSPELSAGKRNATPRDDFYALGKTLYCALTGDAVGSYPSFPKEILSRTSRLLVGAILWACSTPGFESAAEFRMALAKTSAMHRKHKYLLVLVIILLIIGIGVGGIVLQQQRKITTPVQLPPSATPKPSVSIKPRPASKPDSPEPPPGIRRRIVKISDIPVLTERWPWGWGEKFKLKIPTFFEEKDKFFAHSIFDYPLDSSAEMFTLLDPAWDWQTRIYKPNVTVSRAGKIRYGYGTTSTPSAYPALEKTRKLYREYYHPEYSHSLKMDFSPTLTVWNNRRKMLGQSPEEFHEDHMRLPKCQLIFLEINIHMAVTAMLLDPPEKWDALAERFRWLCERRQELITYYNARRNWVSE
- a CDS encoding IS1380 family transposase, whose product is MTKCNVSIPVFQGPKSRKIEFNFAGGDISSDGGLLFVKEFDRKLGLTRRAGNLLDSFDIRQPGKVEHSYLSMLRQRVFGLVAGHEDLNDHHELRTDPLIQTVVGRDRQLATPSTLCRFENGIDRRACVDLSRLFVEFFIESFATPPRELILDFDATDDLTYGMQENRFFHGYYDHYCFLPLYVFCGDQLLVAYLRPSKIDAAKHAWAILSLLVKRFRQKWPKVKIIFRGDSGFCRQKMLNWCDKNEVKYIVGLAKNPRLLELSKDLQVKAEALYNETHEKAKLFTQFEYAAGTWKYPRRVIAKAEFNSPGPNNRFIVTNLDDDGQYLYEKVYCARGEMENRIKEQQLDLFADRTSCHDFAANQFRLLLSSLAYILMERFRALLLTGTQFAEATCGSIRLYLVKIGAIIRRNTRKIYVALSSACPNQELLRLIAAKIIAWE